A genomic segment from Sander vitreus isolate 19-12246 chromosome 3, sanVit1, whole genome shotgun sequence encodes:
- the b3gnt2l gene encoding N-acetyllactosaminide beta-1,3-N-acetylglucosaminyltransferase 2 has translation MKDDAFLGTAQRTAWCTPLKPMRHIKTLSAMVVLVTLFLIYFYSTLHLETAYSRRAEPGELLKHPNRQVQDSDVKTPSSTTPHPDVSISDIFRQTIPHNGAYWNRLLYSVLRNLDKGEDPFRHDTNWSGCRETNQELLQNNVHDFASYPVLLQDFLQGMKCRSPPVLLNQPNKCISGDGKGDNQTFLLFAIKSTPGNFERRQAVRETWGREGTHQSGLRVRTVFLLGSPLPDDPHLTPLLSFEASHFKDLVQWDFHDSLLNLTLKMNMFLQWMLKTCPNVSFVFSGDDDVFVNTPAVLGYLQSLEPSKASRLYVGHVISTATPLRDPTSKYYIPLSFYDGPYPAYAGGGGFLISGALLQPLHSVSRVIPFFPIDDVYTGMCIKAVGISPEANDGFQTFDIKEEDRENLCIHKSLLLIHRRSPQQTKKLWKGIHSPLLTC, from the coding sequence ATGAAAGATGATGCATTTCTAGGAACGGCACAACGCACAGCCTGGTGTACTCCCCTCAAGCCAATGAGACATATTAAAACCTTAAGTGCCATGGTTGTCCTGGTCACTTTGTTCCTGATCTACTTCTACTCGACGCTCCACCTGGAGACGGCCTACAGCCGCAGGGCTGAACCCGGCGAGCTCCTGAAGCATCCCAACCGGCAGGTTCAAGACAGCGATGTGAAGACACCATCCTCCACCACACCTCACCCTGATGTGTCCATCTCTGATATCTTCAGACAGACCATCCCTCACAACGGCGCGTACTGGAACCGCCTGCTGTACTCTGTCCTCAGGAATCTGGACAAGGGAGAAGATCCTTTCAGACATGACACCAATTGGTCTGGCTGCAGGGAGACGAATCAAGAGCTTCTGCAGAACAACGTGCACGACTTTGCCTCCTACCCCGTCTTATTACAGGACTTTTTGCAGGGCATGAAGTGCAGGAGCCCTCCAGTCCTGCTCAATCAACCCAACAAGTGCATCTCTGGCGACGGGAAAGGAGACAACCAGACCTTCCTGCTTTTTGCTATCAAGTCAACCCCTGGAAACTTTGAGCGGAGGCAGGCGGTGCGGGAGACCTGGGGGCGAGAAGGGACACATCAGAGTGGGCTGCGAGTGCGCACTGTGTTTCTGCTGGGTAGCCCCCTGCCGGACGACCCCCACCTCACACCACTGCTGTCATTTGAAGCAAGCCACTTTAAGGACCTGGTGCAGTGGGACTTCCATGACTCGCTGTTGAACCTGACACTCAAAATGAACATGTTCCTCCAGTGGATGCTGAAAACCTGCCCTAACGTTTCCTTCGTCTTTAGCGGGGACGACGATGTATTTGTGAACACACCGGCGGTACTCGGCTACCTGCAGTCTCTGGAGCCTTCCAAGGCCTCTCGGTTGTATGTTGGACATGTCATAAGCACAGCAACTCCCCTCAGGGACCCTACAAGCAAGTACTACATTCCCCTGAGCTTCTATGACGGCCCATACCCTGCGTATGCCGGCGGGGGCGGTTTTCTGATCTCTGGAGCGTTGCTGCAACCCCTACATTCAGTTTCACGCGTCATTCCTTTTTTCCCCATCGACGACGTCTACACTGGGATGTGCATTAAGGCTGTGGGGATTTCTCCTGAGGCAAACGATGGCTTTCAGACATTTGACATCAAGGAGGAGGATCGTGAGAACCTGTGTATACATAAGAGTCTTCTTCTGATTCACCGGCGCTCCCCACAGCAGACCAAGAAGCTGTGGAAGGGCATTCACAGCCCCTTGTTGACTTGTTGA